The following are encoded in a window of Nibricoccus aquaticus genomic DNA:
- the nrfH gene encoding cytochrome c nitrite reductase small subunit produces MLHLLWPIALSISLGCLAGVGGYTFYYGQGLSYLSNDPAACVNCHIMREQYDGWLKGPHHAVATCNDCHTPHNFIGKYMAKAENGFWHSKGFTFQDFHEPIMIKPRNSALLQKNCVACHERITAEINTHPGDKMKMLDCVHCHREVGHGPVR; encoded by the coding sequence ATGCTCCATCTTCTTTGGCCCATCGCACTGAGCATCTCGCTCGGCTGCCTGGCAGGCGTGGGCGGCTACACATTCTACTACGGCCAGGGCCTCTCCTACCTCTCCAACGACCCCGCCGCCTGCGTCAACTGTCACATCATGCGCGAACAGTACGACGGCTGGCTTAAAGGCCCGCACCACGCCGTCGCCACCTGCAACGACTGCCACACGCCCCACAACTTCATCGGGAAATACATGGCCAAAGCCGAAAACGGTTTCTGGCACTCGAAGGGTTTCACCTTCCAGGACTTTCACGAGCCCATCATGATCAAGCCGCGCAACTCCGCGTTGCTTCAGAAAAACTGCGTCGCCTGCCACGAACGCATCACCGCCGAGATCAACACCCATCCCGGCGACAAAATGAAGATGCTCGACTGCGTCCACTGCCACCGCGAGGTCGGCCACGGCCCCGTCCGCTGA
- a CDS encoding alginate export family protein, with amino-acid sequence MQTTESPGGRAWKNGASWGAGLLAWICAGAVVVTTAQAGESGAGVWSGGGDVRWRDEYFDGAATLSTAAAMHGQNYLRLRTRAWAAWKPVDGVTMRVRAVAEPRYWTQTSAAKTFSGRTGLEEKYALLDEVVVEWAGKVGVGGDVLTVTLGRQDLKLGETGNAWLITEGTPGDGSWTAYFDAARAAVKSERLKTTFDVVVIDQDSDPNDRLPTLGRSEAYPVTEQDEFGVIFYAANRSQAAARVDAFVIYKENRRVLANGNDSELTTPGIRVWGDAGKHWQYSAEAAWQFGEKRDPTVKNPVLAAMRRDVRAWGGNARVTWLARDARESRVSLIAEYLSGDDPATAGRDEMFDLLWGRCPRFSDIVATAFSTENACTYQAANLIRVGPEWSFAPTKTTGLTVGWQKLFAPEMTPTRTAKLAMFSREGHERGDFFRATWRQRFSKSLSGLVTAEALKQEDFYARRDTLTFLRVELAVTF; translated from the coding sequence ATGCAGACAACCGAATCGCCCGGCGGCCGGGCGTGGAAAAATGGCGCTTCGTGGGGCGCGGGTTTGCTCGCGTGGATTTGCGCGGGGGCGGTGGTGGTGACTACCGCGCAGGCCGGGGAGAGCGGAGCGGGGGTTTGGAGCGGTGGAGGGGATGTGCGGTGGCGCGACGAGTATTTCGACGGCGCGGCGACGTTGAGCACGGCGGCGGCGATGCACGGGCAGAATTATCTGCGGCTGAGGACGCGGGCGTGGGCAGCGTGGAAGCCGGTGGACGGCGTGACGATGCGTGTGAGGGCGGTGGCGGAGCCGCGGTATTGGACGCAGACGTCGGCGGCGAAGACGTTTTCGGGGCGGACGGGATTGGAGGAAAAATATGCGCTGCTCGACGAAGTCGTGGTGGAGTGGGCGGGGAAAGTCGGGGTGGGGGGCGATGTGTTGACGGTGACGCTCGGGCGGCAGGACTTGAAGCTGGGGGAGACGGGCAATGCGTGGTTGATCACGGAAGGGACGCCGGGGGATGGGTCGTGGACAGCGTATTTCGATGCGGCGCGGGCGGCGGTGAAGTCGGAGCGGTTGAAGACGACGTTCGATGTGGTCGTGATCGATCAGGACAGCGATCCGAACGACCGGCTGCCGACGCTGGGGCGGAGCGAGGCGTATCCGGTGACGGAGCAGGATGAGTTTGGCGTGATTTTTTATGCGGCGAACCGGTCGCAGGCGGCGGCGCGGGTCGATGCGTTTGTGATCTACAAAGAGAACCGGCGCGTGCTCGCGAATGGGAATGACTCGGAGCTGACGACGCCGGGGATTCGAGTGTGGGGCGATGCGGGGAAACACTGGCAGTACTCGGCGGAGGCGGCCTGGCAGTTTGGCGAGAAGCGCGACCCGACAGTGAAGAATCCGGTGCTGGCGGCGATGCGGCGCGATGTGCGGGCGTGGGGCGGGAATGCGCGGGTGACGTGGCTGGCGCGGGATGCGCGGGAGAGCCGGGTGTCGCTGATTGCCGAATACCTGTCGGGCGACGATCCGGCGACGGCGGGGCGGGATGAGATGTTCGATCTGCTGTGGGGGCGGTGTCCGCGGTTCAGCGACATCGTGGCGACGGCGTTTTCGACGGAGAATGCATGTACGTATCAGGCGGCAAATCTGATTCGGGTGGGGCCGGAGTGGAGTTTCGCGCCGACGAAGACGACTGGGCTGACGGTCGGATGGCAGAAGTTGTTTGCGCCGGAGATGACACCGACGCGTACGGCGAAGCTGGCGATGTTCAGCCGCGAGGGGCACGAGCGCGGGGATTTTTTCCGGGCGACGTGGCGGCAGAGGTTTTCGAAGAGCCTCAGCGGGCTGGTGACGGCGGAGGCGCTGAAGCAGGAAGATTTTTATGCACGGCGGGACACGTTGACGTTCCTGCGTGTGGAGCTGGCGGTGACGTTTTGA
- the gcvP gene encoding aminomethyl-transferring glycine dehydrogenase has product MSTPSSPVSPAHSSAPTDSTRDLSAPLDTFARRHNSPDSTEVAAMLATLGQPSLDALIDSAVPPQIRLQKPLNLPTALAESAALTELRSYAAQNQLFRSFIGQGYYGTHTPGVIQRNILENPAWYTAYTPYQAEISQGRLEALLNFQTMICDLTGLDIANASLLDEATAAAEAMGLCARSATDAARKKFFVSSLCHPQTIDVVQTRAKPLGLEVVVGDHTAAVIDGSYCGVLVQYPDTSGNLHDYAGFFEKSHAAGALTVVATDLLALTLLKSPAEFGADAAVGSAQRFGVPMGFGGPHAGFLSVKDAYKRQMPGRLVGVSKDAQGDPAMRLALGTREQHIRRDKATSNICTAQVLLSVMASMYAVYHGPDGLRAIAKRTRAFTTALRDALAAAKINVNAGPIFDTLRIENVDVAAIQSRAAAKKINLRTIDAKTVGVSLDETTSTADLADLADLFGAKVPSAISAAGFSSLGAFARTSAYLSHPIFNQHHTEHEMLRYIKRLESRDLSLVHSMISLGSCTMKLNATSEMFPVSWPEFGKLHPFAPAEQTRGYQILFADLETWLSEITGFAAVSLQPNAGSQGEYAGLLAIRGYHESRGQAHRNICLIPTSAHGTNPATATMAGMTVVPVACDQQGNIDVADLLAKADQHAANLAALMITYPSTHGVFEAPIRDICALIHERGGQVYMDGANMNAQVGLTSPGFIGADVCHLNLHKTFCIPHGGGGPGVGPIGVAKHLVPFLPGHVVRNSALRSGGAVSAAPYGSASILVIPWMYIRMMGPDGLTHATKLAILNANYVAKQLEPHYPVLYKGASGLVAHECIIDCRGFKKHGIEVEDIAKRLQDYNYHAPTMSWPVAGTLMIEPTESEAKIELDRFCAALIAIAGEIQSVANGESDKTNNVLKNSPHTSKVVCADKWERPYSRELAAFPTAWVREHKFWPAVGRVDNVYGDRNLVCSCVGMEAFAESK; this is encoded by the coding sequence ATGTCCACGCCGTCCTCGCCTGTTTCCCCGGCCCACAGCTCCGCCCCCACGGACTCCACGCGCGACCTCTCCGCGCCGCTCGACACCTTCGCCCGCCGCCACAACAGCCCGGACTCCACCGAAGTCGCCGCCATGCTCGCCACCCTCGGCCAGCCCTCACTCGACGCCCTCATCGACTCCGCCGTCCCTCCTCAGATCCGTCTGCAAAAACCCCTTAACCTTCCCACCGCCCTCGCCGAAAGCGCCGCCCTCACCGAGCTCCGCAGCTACGCCGCGCAAAACCAGCTCTTCCGCTCCTTCATCGGCCAGGGCTACTACGGCACGCATACGCCGGGCGTCATCCAGCGCAACATCCTCGAAAACCCTGCCTGGTACACTGCTTACACGCCCTACCAGGCCGAGATTTCCCAAGGCCGCCTCGAAGCGCTCCTCAATTTCCAGACGATGATCTGCGACCTCACCGGTCTCGACATCGCCAACGCCTCCCTCCTCGACGAAGCCACCGCCGCCGCCGAAGCCATGGGCCTGTGCGCCCGCAGCGCGACCGACGCCGCCCGCAAAAAATTCTTCGTCTCGTCCCTCTGCCACCCGCAGACCATCGACGTCGTCCAGACCCGCGCCAAACCCCTCGGCCTCGAAGTCGTCGTCGGTGATCACACCGCCGCCGTGATCGACGGATCTTATTGCGGTGTCCTCGTCCAATACCCCGACACTTCCGGCAACCTCCACGACTACGCCGGCTTCTTCGAAAAATCCCACGCCGCCGGCGCCCTCACCGTCGTCGCCACCGACCTCCTCGCACTCACACTCCTGAAATCCCCCGCCGAATTCGGCGCCGATGCCGCCGTCGGCTCCGCCCAACGCTTCGGCGTTCCCATGGGTTTCGGCGGACCGCACGCCGGTTTCCTCTCCGTCAAAGACGCCTACAAACGCCAGATGCCCGGCCGCCTCGTCGGCGTTTCGAAAGACGCCCAAGGCGACCCCGCCATGCGCCTCGCCCTCGGCACGCGCGAGCAACACATCCGCCGCGACAAAGCCACGTCCAACATCTGCACCGCCCAAGTCCTCCTCTCCGTGATGGCGTCGATGTACGCCGTCTACCACGGCCCCGATGGCCTCCGCGCCATCGCCAAACGCACGCGCGCCTTCACGACCGCGCTCCGCGATGCCCTCGCCGCCGCGAAGATCAACGTGAACGCCGGTCCCATCTTCGACACGCTCCGCATCGAAAACGTCGATGTCGCCGCGATCCAATCCCGCGCTGCTGCGAAAAAAATCAACCTCCGCACCATCGACGCCAAAACCGTCGGCGTCTCCCTCGACGAAACGACATCCACTGCCGACCTCGCCGACCTCGCCGATCTCTTCGGCGCGAAAGTTCCTTCCGCTATCAGCGCCGCGGGCTTTTCGTCTCTCGGCGCCTTCGCCCGCACCTCGGCCTACCTGAGCCACCCCATCTTCAACCAGCACCACACCGAGCACGAGATGCTCCGCTACATCAAGCGCCTCGAGTCCCGCGACCTCTCGCTGGTCCACTCGATGATCTCGCTCGGATCGTGCACGATGAAGCTCAACGCCACCAGCGAGATGTTCCCCGTCTCCTGGCCCGAGTTCGGCAAACTCCACCCCTTCGCCCCCGCCGAGCAAACGCGCGGCTACCAAATACTCTTCGCAGATCTGGAAACCTGGCTCTCCGAAATCACCGGCTTCGCCGCCGTCTCCCTCCAGCCCAACGCCGGCTCTCAAGGCGAATACGCCGGCCTCCTCGCGATTCGCGGCTATCACGAGTCGCGCGGCCAGGCCCACCGCAATATCTGCCTCATCCCCACCAGCGCGCACGGCACCAACCCCGCCACCGCCACGATGGCTGGCATGACTGTCGTCCCCGTCGCCTGCGATCAGCAGGGCAACATCGACGTCGCCGACCTCCTCGCCAAAGCCGACCAACACGCCGCCAATCTCGCGGCGTTGATGATCACCTACCCGTCCACTCACGGCGTGTTTGAAGCGCCGATACGCGACATCTGCGCCCTCATCCACGAACGCGGCGGCCAGGTCTACATGGACGGCGCCAACATGAACGCCCAGGTCGGCCTCACCTCCCCCGGCTTCATCGGCGCCGACGTCTGCCACCTCAATCTCCACAAAACCTTCTGCATCCCGCACGGCGGCGGCGGCCCCGGCGTCGGCCCCATCGGCGTCGCGAAACACCTCGTCCCCTTCCTCCCCGGTCACGTCGTCCGCAACTCAGCCCTCCGCTCCGGCGGCGCCGTCAGCGCCGCGCCCTACGGCAGCGCCTCGATCCTCGTCATCCCATGGATGTACATCCGCATGATGGGTCCCGACGGCCTCACGCACGCGACCAAGCTCGCCATCCTCAACGCCAACTACGTCGCCAAGCAGCTCGAGCCACACTACCCCGTTCTCTACAAAGGCGCCTCCGGCCTAGTTGCCCACGAGTGCATCATCGATTGCCGCGGCTTCAAGAAACACGGCATCGAAGTCGAAGACATCGCCAAGCGCCTCCAGGATTATAATTACCACGCCCCCACCATGAGCTGGCCCGTCGCCGGCACGCTCATGATCGAGCCCACCGAATCCGAAGCGAAGATTGAACTCGACCGCTTCTGCGCCGCGCTGATCGCCATCGCCGGCGAAATCCAGTCCGTCGCCAACGGCGAGTCCGACAAAACCAACAACGTCCTCAAAAACTCCCCACACACCTCGAAAGTCGTCTGCGCCGACAAATGGGAACGCCCGTACTCCCGCGAACTCGCCGCCTTCCCGACCGCGTGGGTCCGCGAGCACAAATTCTGGCCCGCCGTCGGCCGCGTGGACAACGTCTACGGCGACCGCAACCTCGTCTGCTCCTGCGTCGGCATGGAAGCCTTCGCCGAGTCCAAATAA
- a CDS encoding glycoside hydrolase family 43 protein gives MKSPTPRTAARAAFLFCTLLGTAITALHGQALPSFTNASVHDPSIVKAGSEFWVFGSHMASARSTDLINWTQYSSSPTAGNPLAPNPSVEFSEGLTWAQTTTFWAPDVIQLADGKFYMYYCMCKGDQPLSALGVARADSIGGPYTNLGLMLKSGMYGQTSPDGTNYDAVRHPNAVDPDVFFDKAGKLWMIYGSYSGGIFIIELDPATGFQKPGQGYGKKLIGGNHSRIEGAFVLYSPESDYYYMFLSFGGLDAVGGYNIRVGRSRNPDGPYLDAAGTDLTTVQGNFSNDALIAPHGVKLMGNYQFLSVSGEPPGVVSRGYLSPGHNSAYYDPVSGKHFLVFHTRFVGRGEEHEVRVHQLVMNADEWLVATPHRYVGENLAPYQASQIPGEYKLINHGKATSSALVTSSVITLHADNSITGAASGTWALSADFDVTLTLGGVTYKGVFVKQWDDDNGVWVHTFSALSANGVAVWGSRVAKSSTPPATLTLEDRMAIYGNTLTFTVPKPNAAPGEVYSYALANGPAGATINLSTGVLSWKPLLSQIDTVFPVSVRVLNTSADDPAQTTYNFNVSATAATVVQRLDLDFSSVAGSGLRDASGQFTGLNARLPGTGASVAANDPNLTLNTGSGKLDLRTTRADLNGRTGLAANSSPGVALNTLGFSGSEDFSVTAVIRPLPALGDIDQAGVYVGNHSDSVTRAGTIVWGTTAERYSSHGQNGVDNGGRFFGFGFNGADGMTVTITRQAGVWRYFVDGVEWNPTSGTTFLNGRSDLVVGVFGMTPLNSNVKTLEIDSFSAVVATATPLLSTAEQWRVTHFAQIAGTGQAADTADADADGLPNLMEYAVGGNPRIDDSGTVAPVVAKTAGAGARLTLTFNRIADPALTYTVEASAMPSSGYAPIWTSTGVSNTAGPVTVTDTVDIAGGPRRFLRLRVDN, from the coding sequence ATGAAGTCCCCGACCCCACGGACGGCCGCGCGCGCGGCGTTTTTGTTCTGCACACTCTTAGGAACGGCGATCACGGCCTTGCACGGGCAGGCGCTGCCGTCGTTCACGAATGCCTCGGTGCATGATCCCTCGATCGTGAAAGCGGGGTCGGAGTTTTGGGTTTTTGGGTCGCACATGGCGTCGGCGCGCTCGACGGATCTGATCAACTGGACGCAGTACTCGTCGTCGCCGACGGCGGGAAATCCGCTCGCGCCGAATCCGTCGGTGGAGTTTTCCGAAGGGCTGACGTGGGCGCAGACGACAACCTTCTGGGCGCCGGATGTCATCCAGCTCGCGGACGGAAAGTTCTACATGTATTACTGCATGTGCAAAGGCGACCAGCCGCTATCGGCATTGGGCGTGGCGCGGGCGGATTCGATCGGCGGGCCGTACACGAATCTCGGGCTCATGCTGAAGTCAGGGATGTACGGGCAGACGAGTCCGGATGGGACGAACTACGATGCGGTGAGGCATCCGAACGCGGTCGATCCCGATGTGTTTTTCGACAAGGCCGGAAAGCTCTGGATGATCTACGGCTCTTACTCGGGCGGCATTTTCATCATCGAGCTCGATCCGGCGACGGGGTTTCAGAAGCCGGGACAAGGTTACGGGAAGAAGTTGATCGGTGGAAACCACAGCCGCATCGAGGGCGCGTTCGTGCTCTACAGTCCGGAGTCGGATTATTACTACATGTTTCTTTCGTTCGGCGGGCTGGATGCGGTGGGCGGGTACAACATCCGCGTGGGGCGTTCGCGGAATCCGGACGGCCCTTATCTGGACGCGGCAGGCACGGACCTGACGACGGTGCAGGGCAATTTTTCCAACGACGCGTTGATCGCGCCGCATGGCGTGAAGTTGATGGGCAACTACCAGTTTCTCTCCGTCAGCGGCGAGCCGCCGGGCGTGGTGAGCCGCGGTTATCTTTCCCCCGGGCACAACTCCGCTTACTACGATCCGGTGAGCGGGAAGCATTTCCTGGTTTTCCACACGCGCTTTGTCGGACGCGGCGAGGAGCATGAGGTGCGCGTGCATCAGCTGGTCATGAATGCCGACGAGTGGCTGGTCGCGACGCCGCATCGCTACGTCGGCGAGAATCTCGCGCCGTACCAGGCCTCGCAGATTCCCGGCGAGTACAAGCTCATCAATCACGGCAAGGCGACCTCCTCGGCGTTGGTGACATCGTCGGTTATCACGCTGCACGCGGATAACTCGATCACGGGCGCGGCGAGCGGGACGTGGGCGCTGTCGGCGGATTTCGATGTGACGCTCACGCTGGGCGGCGTGACGTATAAAGGCGTGTTCGTGAAGCAGTGGGACGACGATAACGGCGTGTGGGTTCACACGTTTTCGGCGCTTTCGGCCAACGGTGTCGCGGTCTGGGGCAGCCGCGTGGCGAAATCTTCAACACCGCCCGCGACGCTCACGCTCGAAGATCGCATGGCGATTTATGGAAACACGCTGACCTTCACCGTGCCGAAGCCGAATGCGGCCCCCGGAGAGGTTTATTCCTACGCGCTGGCGAACGGACCGGCGGGGGCGACGATCAATCTCTCGACGGGCGTGCTCTCGTGGAAACCGCTGCTCTCGCAGATCGACACGGTGTTTCCGGTGTCGGTGCGCGTGCTCAACACGAGCGCCGACGATCCAGCGCAGACGACGTATAACTTTAATGTCTCCGCCACGGCGGCGACAGTGGTGCAGCGGCTGGATCTGGATTTCTCCTCGGTGGCGGGAAGCGGGCTGCGCGATGCGTCGGGGCAGTTCACGGGACTCAACGCGCGGCTGCCGGGCACGGGCGCGAGTGTCGCGGCGAACGATCCCAACCTCACGCTCAACACGGGCTCGGGTAAGCTCGATCTGCGGACCACGCGCGCTGACCTCAATGGACGGACCGGGCTCGCGGCCAATAGCAGCCCGGGCGTTGCGCTCAACACGCTCGGCTTTAGCGGCAGCGAGGATTTTTCGGTGACGGCGGTGATAAGGCCGCTGCCGGCGCTGGGTGACATCGATCAGGCGGGCGTTTATGTGGGCAACCACAGTGACTCGGTGACGCGTGCGGGCACGATTGTCTGGGGCACCACGGCGGAGCGCTATTCGTCGCACGGCCAGAACGGTGTGGATAACGGCGGGCGGTTCTTTGGTTTCGGTTTCAACGGTGCCGACGGCATGACCGTGACGATCACGCGGCAGGCGGGCGTGTGGCGATATTTTGTCGATGGCGTGGAGTGGAATCCGACTTCCGGGACGACCTTTCTCAACGGGCGCTCCGATCTGGTTGTCGGTGTTTTCGGGATGACGCCGCTCAATTCGAACGTGAAGACGCTGGAGATCGATTCGTTCTCGGCGGTGGTCGCCACCGCAACGCCGCTGCTGAGCACGGCGGAGCAATGGCGCGTGACGCACTTCGCGCAGATCGCGGGCACGGGCCAGGCGGCAGACACCGCCGATGCGGATGCGGATGGTCTGCCGAATCTGATGGAATATGCGGTCGGCGGGAATCCGCGTATCGACGATTCGGGCACGGTGGCGCCGGTGGTTGCCAAGACCGCCGGGGCTGGCGCACGGCTCACGCTGACCTTTAACCGCATCGCCGATCCCGCGCTCACGTACACGGTCGAGGCGAGCGCGATGCCAAGTTCCGGCTACGCGCCGATCTGGACGAGCACGGGCGTGAGCAACACAGCCGGGCCGGTCACGGTGACGGACACGGTGGACATCGCGGGCGGACCGCGACGGTTCCTGCGGTTGCGCGTGGATAATTGA